Part of the Nitrosophilus alvini genome, TATATTTGAGGAATTTAAGGGCGAATACAAAGAGTTCGATATAAAAGAGCTTGAAAACTTTTTCTTAGAGAGAATCTATCAATTTTTCGATGTGAATCCGTCTATTATAAAAGCCGTTATAGACAGCGGTGAGAGAGATATCGTCGAAATAGCGAAAAAAATAGAAGCGGTTGCCCAGATTGCCGAAAGCGACTCTTTCAAAGAGGTGTTTACAACATTTAAAAGGGTTGCAAACATAGTAAAAGACCTTGATCTCTCATCAGAGTTGAAGGTTGATGAATCGCTTTTTGAGAGCAGATTTGAAAAAGAGCTTTATGAGAAGTACAAAGAGGTGGTCTGCAAAAAATATGACTCATATGAAGAGCGCCTTGACGCACTTTTTTCACTGAAACATCAGCTTGACAACTTCTTTGACAACGTTCTTGTAAATGCGGAAGATGAAAAAATCAGAACAAACAGAAAAAATCTGATCGGTTCTATTTACAGATCTTTCAAAGAGATAGCCGACATAAAAGAGATTAGCATATAATTTTTGGTTTTTAACTATCTAAAGAGCTTTTTATGGTTTACGATTTTTGTATTTTGGGTGCCGGTATTGCCGGATGCAGTACGGCATATTTTTTATCCCGGGAGGGAGGAAATGTTGCTCTTGTTGATAAAAATTCCATAGCTGCAGGGGGAAGCGGGGCTGCAGGTGCCTTTATCTCTCCCAGGCTTGGCAAGGGCGGTCCACTTCAGAAACTGACGAATGAAGCGTACAGGTTCAGTATAGATTTTTACAAAAACTTTCCGGAACTCTTTTTGCAAAATGGGCTTCTTAAACTTCCGAAAGATGAAAAGGATGCCCAAAAATTCGAAATCTACAAAAAACATCTTGATATAGAGTATAAAGATATCGATCCCAAAAACTTCTCTTTTTTGAAAAAATATGCAACAGACTTTGACGCCATATTTTTTGAAGATGCAGGAATTGTCGAAGCGAAAAATATGTGTAAAACTCTATCAGAGGGAGCCGATGTTTATGAAAATTTCGATACCGGAAAGATTGAATATAAGAACGCTCTGTGGAGAGTGGGGAATATAAAAGCAAAAAGAGTGATTTTGGCGACAGGGGCTGCCCAGATAGATTTTGCCGACCTCTCCTATATCGTGATAAACGGGATCTGTGGACACAGGTTTGATATAAAGAGCGATATAGAAATACCTTTTAATATTCACAAAAAAATATCTGTTTCGGCTACGAAAAAAGATGGCACTGTTGCTATAGGCGCCACACACGTTAGAATGAAGGAGTGCAGTCCCCAAAAATGTCCTTTGGGATATGACACTCTTATGGATGAAGCCAAAAAAATGCTCAGATTTGAAAAGACTGAAATTAAAAGAGTTTTTTACGGGCAAAGGGCAGCAAGTATTGACCATTTTCCTATTGTGGGCGAGGTTATCGATATAGGAAAAGCATTCGAACAATTCCCGTTTTTAAAAAACGGAACAAAAGTAGAGAGTGAAAAATTGCCAAAGATTAAAAATCTTTATATAATAAACGGTTTTGGAGGCAGAGGGTTTGTTTTTGGACCTTTCATTGCAAAAATGCTTACTGATTTTTTGGTACATAAGAAGCCTCTGAAAAGCGAAGTTGATGCAAACAGACTATTTTACAGATGGATCAGGAAAAGGGGAAAAGTATGAAAAAAGCCGTTGTCCTTCTGAATATGGGAGGCCCCAACAACCTTGAGGAAGTAGAACTATTTTTGAAAAATATGTTCAATGATGAAAATATCATACCGATAAAAAACAGAATTTTAAGAAAATTTGTTTCATTTATGATAACGAATGCCAGAAAAAAAGAGGCTCGGGAAAATTACGAAAAACTTGGAGGAAAATCTCCTATTGTAGGGATTACCGAAAAACTTGTGGAAAAACTCTCATCTAAACTGGGTGATACGGATGTTACTTTTGCAATGAGATATACTCCCCCTTTTGCAAAAGATGTGATAAAAGAGTTAAAGAAAAAAGATATAACCGATGTCTATCTTATACCGCTCTATCCTCAATACTCTTTTACTACAACAAAATCTTCGCTCGAAGATTTCGAAGAGTCGGCCAAAAAAGAGGGAATGAAAGCGAGAATCCACAAAATTGAAAGATTTTACAAAAACGAAAAATTCAATGAAACCGTGATAGAGAAAATCAAGGAGTGCATAAAAGATATCGATGAAAAAGAGTATGATCTGATATTTTCGGCCCATTCCCTTCCCAAAAAAATGATAGAAAAAGGCGATCCGTACCAAAAAGAGATAACGGAGCATGTGGAAATTTTGAAAGAGTTGCTGAAAAAAAACGGAATCGAGTTCAAAAATATCCATATCGCCTATCAGTCGAAACTGGGTCCTGTGGAATGGCTGGAACCGGGACTTGATGATAAACTAAAAGAGATAGAAAACAGAAAAGTTGTTATATATCCTCTATCTTTTACCATTGATAACAGTGAAACGGTATATGAACTGCATATTGAATACAAAGAGATTGCCAAGGAGCTAGGTTTCGAGGATTACAGGGTATGTGAATGCCCCAACGAGAGCGACACTTTCTGCGAAGCGTTGAGAGATATATACAAAGGGATGTAATGGTACAAAAAACTATCTTTTTTGAACAGAACTTTGACAATGAAGCTCTTCTGAAAATCGAAGAAGCATATGACAGAATGCTTACAGAGATGAATACCTCACTTTCAGGATATTATGACCTGCCTGTAAATCAGGATGATGTGATTGCAAATATTTACCGTTTTATTGCGGAAAATGAACTTTTGTCAGGCCATCTGATAAAAGATCTTGTGATAGTGGGTATAGGAGGTTCATCTCTAGGAACGAGAGCGATAGATACGCTTCTTCAGTTCAGCAGGCACAGAAATATCATAAATATACACTTTCTTGAAAATCTCGATCCTCTGTATCTGGTAAACAGTGTAAAACGTATAGATCTTTCGCGCGCTTTTGTTATCATCGTCTCAAAATCGGGAACTACAATAGAGACTATTTCGATTGCGAAATATATGCTCTCTCTTATGCAGGAAAACGAAGAGGTTGTGGATATAAACAGAAGGATTGCCGTTATAACTGAGATTGAATCTCCTCTTGACAAACTTGCCGGTGAGAGAGGTTGGGAGAGGTTTTATATACCTAAAAATGTTGGAGGCAGGTTTTCCGTTTTGTCTCCGGTTGGTCTTCTTCCTCTGGCAATGCTCGGTTACGATATAGAAGCTCTTTTGGATGGTGCTGCAAAAATGCGGGATGAGTTTTTGAAAACCGGTATTGAACTACTTCTTTTCAAAAAGGCTTACTTTTACTATAAAAACAGACTTTCTCACAACATAAATATTCTTTTTTCCTACTCCTCTTTGTTTGAAGCGTTCAACAAATGGTATGTACAGCTTTGGGGAGAGAGTCTTGGCAAGAAAGATAGCGATGGTAACAGGGTGGGGCTCACTCCCATAGGTCTTATCGGCTCGGTAGATCAGCACTCCTTTTTGCAGCTGATACTGGAGGGACCGAAAGATAAAACGGTTACATTTTTGAAGCTGAAAAATTTTGAACTTCCCGTAACCATTCCCCAAATGACTCTTCCGCATCTTGAAGCTACCGATTTTGTTAACGGCAGAAGATTCCAGACTATCATCAATACACAGTGTGATGCTACCATAGAGTCCGTTATCGAGTCAGATGTTCCGGTTGATCTGCTGGAAATAAATGAGTTGAGCGAACAGAGCATCGGATATCTTATATACTATTTTGAACTTCTTACCTCGGCCGTGGGAGCACTTTTGGATATCGATACTTACAATCAGCCTGGAGTCGAGATAGGAAAACGCAAACTCTATGAGAAGCTGAAATAGGGAGCCATTATGGTGGGCTATATATATGATCCGATTTTTACTCTGCATGAAACAGGTGAGCATATAGAAGTTCCCCAAAGAGTTGTTGTCATAAACGAAGTTTTGCAAAACTTTCCTTTGCAAAGACTCCCACTTCACAAAGCATCGAAAGAGGAACTCTATAAAGTTCACACAAAAAGATACGTTGACTGGGTAGAGACAGCATATGAAAACGGTGTCAGATTTATACTCAACAGTGATACCGTTTTAAGTGAGAAAAGCTATGAGGTGGCATGTTATGCAGCCGGAAGCACGCTTCCTGTTATAGAAGCGATGAGAGAAGGTTCTATCAGCAGAGCGTTTTTAAATGTAAGGCCGCCGGGACATCATGCCGAAAGCGGTCAGGGACAGGGGTTTTGTATATTCAACAATATCGCGCTTATGGCCAGATATGCCCAGGATGCTGGATTTGAAAAAGTCATGATAATAGATTTCGATGTGCATCACGGCAATGGAACACAGGAAATTTTCTACAGTGACGATACTGTTTTTTATTTTTCTACTCATGAGAGAGATAACTATCCCTATTTTACCGGAAGCGAAGATGAGAGAGGCGAAGGCAGAGGAAAAGGCTTCAATCTAAACAGGCCTTACGGGGCTGAGTGCAGTGATGAAGAGCTGCTTAAACTTTATGATGATCTGCCTGAGTGGTTCGATTTCGATATAGTTCTGGTAAGTGCAGGATATGATCTTATGAAAGATGAGATGATATCGACTGCGCAGATAACATTTGAAGGGCTTGAAAAACTTATAGAAAAAATACTCAGATACGCAGGAGACAAACCGATCGCATTTGTTCTGGAGGGCGGATACAATCTGAGCTCTTTGGCGAGAAGCGCCGAAATAACCGTTGAGAGACTTTTAAATTTTAGATAAAAAAGAGTGAAATGCAAAATAGATACAGCTGGAAAAAGATAATAAAGTTTATAAAAAGGGACAAAAAGAGATTTTTCATCGCTCAGATGCTGGCACTGTTTGCGGTGGCGGCCAGTGTTCCTACGCCGCTTCTGATGCCGGTGCTGGTAGATGAGGTTTTACTGCATAAACCGGGATTTTTGACCGGAGCTATCGACTCTCTTTTGGGCCCCGGAAGCGCATTGTACTATGTTGTTATAGTTCTTATTGTAGTGCTCTTTTTGAGGGCAGCTT contains:
- a CDS encoding glucose-6-phosphate isomerase, which encodes MVQKTIFFEQNFDNEALLKIEEAYDRMLTEMNTSLSGYYDLPVNQDDVIANIYRFIAENELLSGHLIKDLVIVGIGGSSLGTRAIDTLLQFSRHRNIINIHFLENLDPLYLVNSVKRIDLSRAFVIIVSKSGTTIETISIAKYMLSLMQENEEVVDINRRIAVITEIESPLDKLAGERGWERFYIPKNVGGRFSVLSPVGLLPLAMLGYDIEALLDGAAKMRDEFLKTGIELLLFKKAYFYYKNRLSHNINILFSYSSLFEAFNKWYVQLWGESLGKKDSDGNRVGLTPIGLIGSVDQHSFLQLILEGPKDKTVTFLKLKNFELPVTIPQMTLPHLEATDFVNGRRFQTIINTQCDATIESVIESDVPVDLLEINELSEQSIGYLIYYFELLTSAVGALLDIDTYNQPGVEIGKRKLYEKLK
- the hemH gene encoding ferrochelatase — protein: MKKAVVLLNMGGPNNLEEVELFLKNMFNDENIIPIKNRILRKFVSFMITNARKKEARENYEKLGGKSPIVGITEKLVEKLSSKLGDTDVTFAMRYTPPFAKDVIKELKKKDITDVYLIPLYPQYSFTTTKSSLEDFEESAKKEGMKARIHKIERFYKNEKFNETVIEKIKECIKDIDEKEYDLIFSAHSLPKKMIEKGDPYQKEITEHVEILKELLKKNGIEFKNIHIAYQSKLGPVEWLEPGLDDKLKEIENRKVVIYPLSFTIDNSETVYELHIEYKEIAKELGFEDYRVCECPNESDTFCEALRDIYKGM
- a CDS encoding NAD(P)/FAD-dependent oxidoreductase, with product MVYDFCILGAGIAGCSTAYFLSREGGNVALVDKNSIAAGGSGAAGAFISPRLGKGGPLQKLTNEAYRFSIDFYKNFPELFLQNGLLKLPKDEKDAQKFEIYKKHLDIEYKDIDPKNFSFLKKYATDFDAIFFEDAGIVEAKNMCKTLSEGADVYENFDTGKIEYKNALWRVGNIKAKRVILATGAAQIDFADLSYIVINGICGHRFDIKSDIEIPFNIHKKISVSATKKDGTVAIGATHVRMKECSPQKCPLGYDTLMDEAKKMLRFEKTEIKRVFYGQRAASIDHFPIVGEVIDIGKAFEQFPFLKNGTKVESEKLPKIKNLYIINGFGGRGFVFGPFIAKMLTDFLVHKKPLKSEVDANRLFYRWIRKRGKV
- a CDS encoding histone deacetylase — encoded protein: MVGYIYDPIFTLHETGEHIEVPQRVVVINEVLQNFPLQRLPLHKASKEELYKVHTKRYVDWVETAYENGVRFILNSDTVLSEKSYEVACYAAGSTLPVIEAMREGSISRAFLNVRPPGHHAESGQGQGFCIFNNIALMARYAQDAGFEKVMIIDFDVHHGNGTQEIFYSDDTVFYFSTHERDNYPYFTGSEDERGEGRGKGFNLNRPYGAECSDEELLKLYDDLPEWFDFDIVLVSAGYDLMKDEMISTAQITFEGLEKLIEKILRYAGDKPIAFVLEGGYNLSSLARSAEITVERLLNFR